In Amycolatopsis sp. EV170708-02-1, the following are encoded in one genomic region:
- a CDS encoding copper transporter: MISLRYHIVSIAACFLALAIGVVLGSTALNGSLLSGLASQKEDLGSQVADLEAQRNSLNARLGDADAFAGAMGPKVVAGQLDKRSVVLVTTEDAKPADRDALKQLVGQAGASVTGEIQLTEAFSDPMRSDQLRDVVSRLQPAGVQFPTAGDPGTLAGALIGSVALLNKDNAQPQSTPVELAAALGGLTDGGFLKTGGDVKPAQLAIVLTGSKYTGDGAGDRASTIARFAAQLDRSGAGTVLAGDTGSADGTGAIGVVRADTSSTSILSTVDNAETAAGRVTTIMALREQLEGGAGRYGIAGNAQAPAPGIAAAGN, from the coding sequence TTTCCATCGCCGCCTGCTTCCTGGCGCTCGCCATCGGGGTGGTGCTCGGGTCGACGGCGCTGAACGGTTCCCTGCTTTCGGGTCTCGCCAGCCAGAAGGAGGATCTGGGTTCCCAGGTCGCGGATCTGGAGGCGCAGCGCAATTCGCTCAACGCCAGGCTCGGCGACGCGGACGCGTTCGCCGGCGCGATGGGGCCGAAAGTCGTCGCGGGGCAGCTCGACAAGCGTTCGGTGGTGCTGGTGACCACCGAGGACGCGAAGCCCGCGGACCGCGACGCGCTCAAGCAGCTCGTCGGACAGGCCGGTGCCTCGGTCACCGGTGAGATCCAGCTGACCGAGGCGTTCTCCGACCCCATGCGGTCGGATCAGCTGCGTGACGTCGTGTCGCGCCTTCAGCCGGCCGGTGTCCAGTTCCCGACCGCGGGCGACCCCGGCACCCTCGCGGGCGCGCTGATCGGGTCCGTGGCGTTGCTGAACAAGGACAACGCGCAGCCGCAGTCCACGCCGGTGGAGCTGGCGGCGGCGCTCGGCGGCCTCACCGACGGTGGATTCCTCAAGACCGGCGGGGATGTGAAGCCCGCGCAGCTCGCGATCGTGCTCACCGGCTCCAAGTACACCGGTGACGGCGCCGGTGACCGCGCCTCGACCATCGCGCGGTTCGCCGCGCAGCTCGACCGCTCCGGTGCGGGCACCGTCCTGGCCGGCGACACGGGATCCGCCGACGGCACCGGCGCGATCGGCGTCGTCCGGGCCGACACCTCGTCGACGTCCATCCTGTCCACTGTGGACAACGCGGAGACCGCGGCGGGCCGGGTCACCACGATCATGGCGCTGCGGGAGCAGCTCGAAGGCGGCGCCGGCCGGTACGGCATCGCGGGTAACGCCCAGGCTCCCGCCCCCGGGATCGCCGCCGCCGGCAACTAG